A region of Alteromonadaceae bacterium 2753L.S.0a.02 DNA encodes the following proteins:
- a CDS encoding anti-anti-sigma factor gives MAISSEISNDGKTLKISIDGRFDASSLDDFRRAYEDVDSNALESYCVDLRDTVHLDSSALGMLLVLRDFAGGDNATITIDNCSPEVKKIFAISSFEQLFTIQ, from the coding sequence ATGGCAATAAGCTCCGAAATTTCTAATGATGGAAAAACGTTGAAAATTTCGATAGATGGTCGATTCGATGCATCTTCGCTTGACGATTTTCGACGCGCCTACGAGGATGTCGATTCCAATGCCTTGGAGTCCTATTGTGTGGATTTAAGAGACACGGTGCACCTCGACAGCTCTGCATTAGGCATGCTGTTGGTGTTGAGGGATTTTGCCGGGGGCGATAATGCCACGATTACCATAGACAACTGCAGCCCCGAAGTTAAAAAGATTTTTGCCATCTCCAGTTTTGAACAGTTGTTTACCATTCAATAA